CATGGCCTCGCCGATGACAAGTTGTCGCCTGCAGGGAGAGTCCGAGAAAgtcagcgagaagacgacggcgacCGGAAGCCGCTCCTGCTcgcagcagaagaggcgcAAGCAGAGACCACAGCAGGCGAAGGAAATACAGACAAAACGCAAGAACTGCAAGTGAAAGAAAACGCTCCTTTTGACTATGACGCTCTCCGTCAGCATGTTCGGAGCCTCCCAGGacgtcttcctttctcttcttcatcttcttcagctgcttcggcctcgtcgacttcgtcgtcgtcctcttctttgtcttctcgtGAAGGCTTTAAGGCGCTGGGGGGAGACCcccgttcttcgtctctgacTCCCGTCGCGTGTAtgtcgaagagagagagagaaacgaagcagccAGTGAAGGATCTCTCGAcgtctcgcgtcttctcgagACTCCTTCCGAGCCTCGCCTCCAGCTCGCTCCCTCGGCTGTCGCTCACGCGTGGAGACAGCGCAACTTTGGCGGGTGTTCTTGCGGAGAGCGAAAACAGtttggaaaaggaaagactTTCTCCGAGAGAAGCGTCTGAGCCAGAAGCGCCTTCGCCTTATCAGATCTCTGTCGGTTCCCGTGGTGCTTCGAAAAGCGAAGATTGGAAGGATGCATTGCCAGAGAACTCGCGGAAATTCTTTCTGACAGTTCCTGAGACCGGCCGCGAACTTCGTTCTGATGTACGCAGCTCCTCCGTGCTGTCTGCGCGTCTCGTCTCGGGCCGTGACTTTCTAGACAAAACGggcgcttctctgtctctttccggGGAAGCGAAACTGTCGGCTCTTGCCTCTGGACTTCCGAGGAGACCGTCGCTTCCTCACCACGAAGAGAACAagcgctcttctccctcgcgtctgcctttctccagtgacgcctctgtctctcagtTAGCACTCCGACAAGGGCAGCgtgaagacgcgagaagagaagagaagacaggcgagagagaacggatAGCGAATGCACTGGAGAGCTCCGAAGGCTTGACAAGCCCGCGCGCTGCTGCCGCTCCTGCAGCGGCTCTCTGGGGGAGACTGCACGAACGAAAAGAACCGTTTCTCCCCGCGATTCGCGCTTCTTCGGTTCCTGGAGAAAGCGCATTTGTAAAGCGAGCAGAGGATACTCCAAGcggacgagaaagaacgcgagaaaacgccgagagagaagcgagaaggcgaggcgacCAGTCTCCGGTGTTCTCTGCATCGAAACCCGACGGAGGAGGGGGGTCGGGAGCGTCGGAAAAAAATCGGTTTTTCGACGCCTCCCTTTctcaagaaagaagaaagcgttTGAGTCccccgcgcctctctctgggcctctcgcctcgtcaGGCGAAGGCCaatccgtttcctcttcgcctcgcggaagaacaggaaccgagacggagacggtCTGTGCCACAgatttgtgtctctccgcgggaggagacagcggaggcAGGTCTCGGCGCACTGCACCGAACAGCCGCTGCCAGCGAAGCTGCTGCAAGAGAAGTTGTTCACCACTGCGGGTGCCTGGACGAGGACTCGCAGGCCTCgtctgagagaagaagcgcaggcGTAGAcgctcctgcctctctccggaGCATGTGGAGCCTCGACTGTTCAGATAGAACTGCAAAAAGACTCGACCTTCCCCAGCCGCATTcaccgcgtcttctctcctctccctcatTGCTTGCTTCTTCGGCGTTCTTCGCATCGCTGAGGAAGGGCGCTCTGGGAGGGAGAGCTGCGCCTTCaggtttctgtctcccctgtctccgagaAGAGCGCGGTTGGAGTGGGGTCTCAGGggctggagaaggagaccgTGGAGCCTTCAAACGCGACCTGTGTTATCCAGTTCTCAGACCGCAGCGAGgcaggacagagagagcaagaagaggagacaagagcaggagaagcagctgctcttGCAGCGCGTCCTGTGCGGGTCGGTCAGCGTCTCCCGCATCGGAGACGCGTTCTGGAAGGAGAGTAAGACGTGTGTCTGAGCAGGGAaatgcgtcttcctcgccttccagAAGACCCCACACAGCGCTCCCGTCGACCTCGAGTCTGCCTGTCCtggacagcgaggagagggaaagggagcgaccgctctcgccttctttctcgcgacGAGAGAAGCTCGGGCGCAAGTCGTTCTTCGCACACGACCGAGAGACGACAaaggcgagcgagagagggcagaACTCCACGAAACCTGGCGACAAACGCAACATCTCGTCCgttgctgcttttcctggcAACCTGTCGCAGAGTCTTTCCAGGTTCCGCGCCGACTCGATGGGGCCGGGTGATCGGCGCCTCTCATCGACAGAGAGGGCGTACGGCGGGCAAGCGTCCAGGAAGCTGAGAAGcgagtctccttcttcggtgTCGAACTCATCTGAGAGGTTTTCCTCGGGGTCGTCCTCTCCCCGGCGCCGCAGCGAGAGTCgacgaagggagaaaaggaagcagcaagagagaaggaactcgtCAACGTCCGTGGACAGACACACGAAACCTGGCAGTTGTCGAGCGAGCTGCTCTCGCCGTCGACGGTCGCACGCAACGAGGAGTCTTCAAGAAGCGACCgagatgagaagaagagaggcgagggaagGAGCGCCTTCgtcggaagaggagagaaagccgcAGCGGAGGCACagggaaggggagaagcgacCGAAACGCGGGTCGCAGCAAGCCGGAGCCAAGCTCAGGCGGAGACAAGAACTCGTtgaaagggagaaacgcgtcgacTCACGCAGCCGGAGCATGAGGAGTAGAGAGGCGAGtgaaagcgaggaaacagagataAGGCGGTCCAGTTTGCGAAGAGCTTTCGACGACTCTCtgcaagacgaagaacgccCGAAAACGCACCGAGGGAGTGATGTGACATGGGAGCAACAAGCCGAGCTCATCCAGGCTTGTCGAGTAAGTGTAGGGAAGAAACCGTTTTCGGAGAAAACCGACAGGCTTTGAGAGGCAATCGAGAGTTCTGCAACGTTCAGAGCCCTCGGATAGATCCATCGTGTCGCTTTGctgagatggagagaaaacgtttttGCGAATTCGTGAGGCACAAAGAAATGGTGAAGAGACGTGTGACAGGCACCAGACCGAAAACGGACGCCACCTTGTTCCTTCAAGCCGTTCTCGAACAgacgaaggacgaagaaggacgtAGCAGACTGGAACTACTAGAGCAAGGGAAAAGATGCGACGCGAACTGCCTATTTTGactttcgtttccttgtgtgttgtttcttgtttcttctcctacGTTCAAAAAGacggcgcctctctccgtgctttcgtttcgcctctctgttttcacCGAGCATCTTAGGATACGGGTCTTTGTCGGCGTCGATCGCTTCGCTCTTTCGTTTTTGACTCGattcttcgtgtctctgtcttcttcagagactCGCACTCGAGCAGCGCGAGCTGGAGGCGAAGATTCAGCTGCTGGCGGGCGGCTCGCCCCCCATTctaggaaagaagagacacggttcgtctgaaaaaacgcgaagaggCTGTTCAAAGGCGCCACTTGCAcactctcgtcttcctggGTTCGAGGTGCCGCAgcgagaagtggaagagacagaacgaccttctgttctttctgcGCGTCCTAACCACGGCGGCGGCTTGTCTCCGCAGCAAAGAAGTCATTCTCATGTTGCTTCTGAGACGGTCACCGAtccatctttctcttcgcttccttctgcctctctcccggGTCCCTGTCATCTCGCTTTACATGCAGAtccttccttcgctgctgcctctccgcTTGAAACGAAGTTCCCCACGACTCTCCACTTTTCGCGGTCCTTCGCTTCCCACCGAAAGGCGGAGCGCTCTGCTCGAGGATCGCATACAGACGCCGCACCGTCTGTATCTGCCTTTCTTGCTGCAAATCTCAAGTCTTCGaacgtttcttctcgacaaAAAAACGCCGACTTCCATCAAGGCGCTTCGCTGGACGCTCCTGCgccctttccttcctcatcGAATACTgccttctcaccctctccttcctcatgttcttctcctcggcgttcttctcctcggcgttcttctccccggcgttcttctcctcggcgttcttctcctcgtcgttcttctcctcggcgttcttctcctcggcgTTCTTCTTTGCGACGGGGGCTTGAGGCGTCGAGACCGGCGGCGATGGCGACCGAAGCCGTTGACTCCATGGAAGCGCTGTTGCAGAAAATAGTCAGAATGAAACGCGAGACCAAGAACTCAGGCTTTTCCTTTGCATGCTCCGCCGCGAGCGTCGCTGTTCACTGCAGGCCCAGAGCGTCGAAGGCCTTGGAGAAGAGATGCACCCGCGACggacgaaaacgagagaaagagcaagggaaggaacgagagagaaaacgagaggaagaactggCGGTAAGAGACGTCTTTCCAGTCTTTCCTCGTCAACGACAAGCTGAAAACGACCAACAGAGAAGGAATCACGTTGCACCCTCTTTCAGTCGACAGCCggaagagcagcgaagagcaTACGGTGAtatgagagaagaagagagcagaatgagagagaagacgcgagcagAACCGCGGCtaggcagcgaaggcgaacagCGAACGGGGATGCTTTCTTCCGCAtcgggagaaagaggaaatcGGGAAGAGActggtttcttcttccatcgCCGTAGCACAAAGGCAGAGGACGCCGAGCAAGGACCCTGCTGGAAGAACACGATGGAGATCAGCAGAgacaacaagagagagagcaggggGGAGATCAAGGTCTGGTCAAATCTGGTTAAGTTGAGCAGCGCGTCGGCGCAGGAGTCTTCGACGGGTgagatggagagaggcgcctggacggagacagcagagaaacgaggagaggaggacagACGATCACGTCGAGAGGAAGTAGAGTTCGGGGGGTCAGGAGTCGCACGGAGGCTAGCGTGGTTTAGGGAGTTTTCGTCGAATTCGAGGGACGCAAAAGCCTCGGAGATGAgtagaagagagcgagaagcaagTAGGAAGTTGGGCGAAGAACACCGAGTCGGCTTGGAGGTTCATTCGAAAGCtgtggagggagagaacacaAATCGAGAGGTTTCAGAGTCCAGGTCGCAATTCCGCTCGATAAAGGCGACTGCCTCTGCCTCaggggagagcgaagaaagacggaggagagaggcgaagttCGGGAGGAAcacggagaaggaagtgaagagGGAAAGACAGGATTCCagggaggaagggagaacagaggcgcagcagccTCGGAGCGCCGTGCGCCTGCAAAGAGGTACTCAACGAgcgttgtctgtctcttctgtctcggcttctctttccgcCTGCTTCGGCGGCTCGTCGAGCagcgcagaggagaagagaggcaaacTCTCGGagtcgaaagagaaaagggaaagagagagtttccgtgaaacgcagaggagaaacagccTTGCCCCCTCTGTGGCCGAGGAGTACCTCGCGACTCTGGAGAGACTGCGGTGCAAGTATCGCACCGCATCTCTCTGCCCAGAAGAGTGAATCGAGGGAGAGCACAGAGAAACCAGAAAccagagaacgaaggagaagaaggatgggagaggaaagaaagaagagggagagaagaaagaaaagggagagcgaCAGGTGTCAGCGCACCAAGACCGGCGCGGGAAAGAGGCGACCTGAAAACCTGATACGTACAGCTGTTGTCGCCGAATTCGAACGCAGAACCGGGAGAGGCAAATCCCTCGATCTCGCCTATGCTGTTGgtttctcgtctcgtctgctacttttctctctttgtttcgcgTGTGAAAGGTCACTGAGTTCAAACTCTCGTTGCCAAATCGAGAAAGTTTCTCTCGCCCtcaggagagacgcgcctcCGCGGGAGGCGTCCACCATTTTCTCAGAGACTGTGTGCTCTCAGTGAAACCTCATGGACACAGAATGCATcgaaactcgagaaagagcgacTTCCTCAGCAGGCTGGTGGAGACTCGGGGTCGTGGTTTTACGCCAACATCGACGGCTCCACCTACGCAGTTGAAAGCAGAGTGAAGTGATCAAACTCGTGAGTTAGGTATCCTTTGCAAACCTTCTTGAAAATAGTTTATTTAATTCGCGGATCAGGAATTTTTTTCGAGCCATCGAGAAGCTCCGACACAGGTTATTCCTCTCAGTGCTGGTCGAGGCCTGTGTCTGTGACCCTCTTGATCAAAGGACTCTCTCTGAACGTTCCCTAATGAGCACCGAGTGACTTTCGAGAATCTGCGAAACTTCTCACTTTACTGCAGTGTTCTCGCAGCTCAAAAAAGGAGCAGTCTCTGCTGCACTTCAAAGAAAATAGTCTGAGCTTCCGGCGGTAGCCTCCTAGAGAAAACAGAGTCCTTTGGGGTTCGGAAGTTCTAAACCACCTGAGTTGACGGCAACAACTTTTCGACTTGCACTGTCGGATAGAAACGCCTGTTCGGTGCAGTGGCAGTAGGTAAGAGTTTTTCGCATCTACAGAAATGTTTGATGCCTTCTTCATAGAGAAGCGCGTTCGCAATTCCAATGCAAGTCCAGGGTCGTCCCCACCGTTCTGCACAAGCATGCGGGGGTGTCTGATTATTACGTCGGCTTCGCGGTCCGCGACACAACGCAAAAAGAGTCAGGAAGTCACATCTCCAGAGAAGTCAATTGAATGGGAAGATCCGCGTTTTCAGGCTCGAACTGTGAACAGTTCTATAGAGAGGAACGCAACAAATCCGACTGGAGGAAAATAAGTATCTGTGGTGGCCAAAATAGACTTGGAGAAGCAAGCACACGCGCGAGGTTTTTAAAAGTCGTAGGCAACTGAAGGCGCTCGGTCGTGAATGATATCACTTGCGGTTTTTCTGCTCGAGCGGAATAAAATGGGGAAAAGAGCAATTTAGCAGGAGTGTTCGTTTGCCAGACACAGTGAGAAAGCATCCAACTGCGCGTTTGTTTCCAtctgaaaagaaaggagatcCGTATTTTTCTCGAACCGTCTCAGCTGAGCGAACTTTCCCTGTTCtacgaagacgaaagagaaagagcgtGTATGGAAAGAGACAGTGAATGCTTTCTTCCAGCTTCGCACAAATACCCACAACGATCtagaaagcgaaagaacgaAGGCAACCCTGTCGCTGACATTGCCTCGCTCGATCAGACCGTTGCCACACAAAGATCCCGCAGCTTTCAACGCCTAATTTCCCTCACGAAGCGAAGCACATATTCCTTCCTCCAATGAATGTCTGAATACAAGAGGAAACAACTGTGTGTGCAGCGGGAAGTTGCCTCGCTCAAGTTCTCGACCTGAAGAGAACTCGATGTTTCATTACACCTTTTCGAGGTGAGAATGTGACGCGTTCGCCGGAAGGAAGGGAGCATAGTGGATAAActgctttccttccctcttcttgtcGATGGGGAAACCTGAGACTAGAGCGCAATTGCGAGTTATGTTGCCTATGTACTCTTTTCGTCAGATTAGgagttcgctgcgtctctaCACACATCAACCGTAAACCAgcgctttcttccttttcactGAGTCTACAAAAGGCCGAATCTCTgactgcttcttcttctgtgctcgATGCAAGCTCCCCTGGAGAGTTTTTCTCCGTTACGAGTCGagccagcgagaaaaaaaactgcCAGAGGTTCCCAGTGTGTCGCTAGCGAATTCGAAAGAAATCGCTTCCACCTGCGGCGGGAACAACAGGCTGTCCAAACAGTATCGGATCTACTGGAGAAGTCTTAGACTTCTTTGTCCACCCCAGGGCTGTAGAGTGTCTTTCGAGGAGCGCTCGAGGCCACAATCACCGTTTTAAATTGGTTGTCAAGCCTTCCATTTCTGCCATGACCTTTTATCCAGGTTCTTCCCCGCCTCAGCAGAATGCCGAGGCTTTAACATTTATCAACAGACATGTCTCCGTCACTTTTCTTCGCGTGcttcagaaagaaacgaaaaaatgACACCAATGGTCCAAGGAGGCACACTTTCAGCTCTTGACAATCGAATACGCTAACCACACATTTCAGCATTTAATGCATagtatatctatacatatatatatgtatatgtgccTGTATGCGTAGTAATAGATATGTAATTTGACATATATTTTTTTATTTTCATTTCATTTTTTAATATATTTTTGTGTACGCGTAGCCTTCTGCCCTGTGCGCCTGTGTGCCGGCTACTCTTGTTTTTCTAACGTCGTATCGCCTTTATTTCGAGATTGTGCTGCGCGCTCTCTTGCGGAACAGGTTGAAGCGTCAGGTTCACTCTCTTTTGACTTTGTTCGCCAATTCGCAGAGAAAGATCACAGCGAAACCAAAAGCTTCAGCTCTCTGTTGGTTTCTACAGAGCAGCTGTCTCGCCACAGCGAATCCGAGAGAGTGTGCAGTTGAGTTGATGCCGCGGGCGCGGAGAGTTTTTGCGGGACTCTCTCGCCAGCGAAGCGGTTCTTCATTTCCTGAGGAGTTACCATTGTCTTTGAAACTCCCTTGCTGCtcagcttttcttctttggaTTCCTAGCTTTTTTGTCTCGCGCGGAAGTCCGGATTTTTTTGTTTCCTGTCGGATCACCTCACCGTGACAGCCTCGGCCCTGGCCCCCCGTGCGCGACCCTGGGGGCGCATCTGACGGAGTCTCTGAGTAGATGCGAATTCTTCAGCAAGCTGCGCCATTTGTTTACcggcgttttctctgctttctcttcttcctgccttcGTAGTCGCTGGGATGCTGTCATCCCCTCCGTTGAAAAGCAT
This window of the Toxoplasma gondii ME49 chromosome VI, whole genome shotgun sequence genome carries:
- a CDS encoding hypothetical protein (encoded by transcript TGME49_244720) yields the protein MATESVGSVSCKPLNHGQTFLAPSNPLARGKADGSSARRLSSPGSRRVAAFEFSEPPQSPYLFSAATSEDTGGLQSFSRLAPSFSRQKPRRLSAAELFAAHASCSNAASPSLLVSLGTASQTGAGCTYTSADGALKPRERTGAILQRWEELLQVREGGNSRFSFESSAPALCSKSGDPPSSSRVASPSTLSAAESPACSVLQKSCRRSESLLPSKTGSSSSTTSKSSFFFPEPRSSSRSSSSGAASLCREGDTFSSCRERETSSRRQSSLSFDGERCSQRPEAFPELGRDLFGFRISERPLSSVSAVPSERSFPGATVCSAASRPRASSLCQTQKMETGATPFRSPSRLVSARPWTDKDALRLNLITGEGSEHLLGGDSRAGEAGDFGARGSAEVVVRRDFPSCETFAEIKAEPREEEKDTAALSLFPLQDAASSSTPLGSARQGTPAVGFHESEVRDLHANSSQHSHQSRESSPEQGPSLPAASPQPSLFPLRFRLPPLPIRLLYPSSLDQEAEEEPAKEFRTTCTESVTSSSASSSSSSSSSSLPQGVVDWHREQEICFSSGDAGEAGAFCHGQSLPVSGQKARGSEEEKRRVSGGQGFLLRLEDWEGEAPSEAGFSGEISVRSASSHLAFPASRDTAKEDEVNSCADAEEDEGDREREGGERGRERERSQGFEAGLGLSSFTETDKSDFDPELPVSSCLSKALPSRPSSLPSRLTVTSSRESRGTGETETETTADAFPQKTAAEGLVLVSLSFASRQRHPSEQPSSVPLSGRKKEGTGSPSPAESRTARSFSQAAPTSVCLPGTKLCPEGDAFLSRNTETTAASLRPSAKVSVKSEIPAETRRPEAEPGSRPACSPEVLDCISSRWGGEKKEVPNAVTGRTEGEREEESDDPVGKDEQRGESAACATVSKEECKREDEVNFLSLPALNSPFTVASGQTPSGGASASASSFLPVPTFKVGCSLSLASAPPAPGSTTSEQLLSASSSFIPPQQRSRSSLDEAAATIPSSLPCLQDASRRPSLPSPLPSVHTRLASMSSNFPASLSSCSSSSSSHASSSLPSSSLPSSSSLASSSLPSFSLPSASLPSSSSSLPSSSLPVPSSSLAFCQTLSTAPTVSAPFDLSSGLGSAFPVSVKAAFSTAFSEEAAAAAAPLCRPASGQSGESNASFRFDKLHSAAEDEAGGAPASTEPASGARAPLHGLADDKLSPAGRVRESQREDDGDRKPLLLAAEEAQAETTAGEGNTDKTQELQVKENAPFDYDALRQHVRSLPGRLPFSSSSSSAASASSTSSSSSSLSSREGFKALGGDPRSSSLTPVACMSKRERETKQPVKDLSTSRVFSRLLPSLASSSLPRLSLTRGDSATLAGVLAESENSLEKERLSPREASEPEAPSPYQISVGSRGASKSEDWKDALPENSRKFFLTVPETGRELRSDVRSSSVLSARLVSGRDFLDKTGASLSLSGEAKLSALASGLPRRPSLPHHEENKRSSPSRLPFSSDASVSQLALRQGQREDARREEKTGERERIANALESSEGLTSPRAAAAPAAALWGRLHERKEPFLPAIRASSVPGESAFVKRAEDTPSGRERTRENAEREARRRGDQSPVFSASKPDGGGGSGASEKNRFFDASLSQERRKRLSPPRLSLGLSPRQAKANPFPLRLAEEQEPRRRRSVPQICVSPREETAEAGLGALHRTAAASEAAAREVVHHCGCLDEDSQASSERRSAGVDAPASLRSMWSLDCSDRTAKRLDLPQPHSPRLLSSPSLLASSAFFASLRKGALGGRAAPSGFCLPCLREERGWSGVSGAGEGDRGAFKRDLCYPVLRPQRGRTERARRGDKSRRSSCSCSASCAGRSASPASETRSGRRVRRVSEQGNASSSPSRRPHTALPSTSSLPVLDSEERERERPLSPSFSRREKLGRKSFFAHDRETTKASERGQNSTKPGDKRNISSVAAFPGNLSQSLSRFRADSMGPGDRRLSSTERAYGGQASRKLRSESPSSVSNSSERFSSGSSSPRRRSESRRREKRKQQERRNSSTSVDRHTKPGSCRASCSRRRRSHATRSLQEATEMRRREAREGAPSSEEERKPQRRHREGEKRPKRGSQQAGAKLRRRQELVEREKRVDSRSRSMRSREASESEETEIRRSSLRRAFDDSLQDEERPKTHRGSDVTWEQQAELIQACRRLALEQRELEAKIQLLAGGSPPILGKKRHDPSFAAASPLETKFPTTLHFSRSFASHRKAERSARGSHTDAAPSVSAFLAANLKSSNVSSRQKNADFHQGASLDAPAPFPSSSNTAFSPSPSSCSSPRRSSPRRSSPRRSSPRRSSPRRSSPRRSSPRRSSLRRGLEASRPAAMATEAVDSMEALLQKIVRMKRETKNSGFSFACSAASVAVHCRPRASKALEKRCTRDGRKREKEQGKERERKREEELAVRDVFPVFPRQRQAENDQQRRNHVAPSFSRQPEEQRRAYGDMREEESRMREKTRAEPRLGSEGEQRTGMLSSASGERGNREETGFFFHRRSTKAEDAEQGPCWKNTMEISRDNKRESRGEIKVWSNLVKLSSASAQESSTGEMERGAWTETAEKRGEEDRRSRREEVEFGGSGVARRLAWFREFSSNSRDAKASEMSRREREASRKLGEEHRVGLEVHSKAVEGENTNREVSESRSQFRSIKATASASGESEERRRREAKFGRNTEKEVKRERQDSREEGRTEAQQPRSAVRLQRGTQRALSVSSVSASLSACFGGSSSSAEEKRGKLSESKEKRERESFRETQRRNSLAPSVAEEYLATLERLRCKYRTASLCPEE